One genomic segment of Lytechinus pictus isolate F3 Inbred chromosome 18, Lp3.0, whole genome shotgun sequence includes these proteins:
- the LOC129281470 gene encoding cysteine-rich motor neuron 1 protein-like: MKCRLSCSLGYMTDSLGCRICRCRTEDQECTPIEACGLYCPLGYATDHLGCYVCKCLQRDGTDEMFLPQLTLCPVIQCPYGCLFGSATDRLGCPTCDCQRGIPLDFSSSCTSMHCPYGFSTDDTGNKVCKCRLPALCPCMRNCSLECTIGRLSDAHGCEICACKPEFDVSGCPVLTTANCPELDMCAYGLASSLPSGCEICVCKTPVTDCPPISREACQLRCQRGFATDENGCEICLCTKSDDECSTLVSSQTCSKTCLFGLATDADGCPICSCKIPAVHTQRDPFQIKSLMTTPCPPVMSVNCALVCSEGYATDQGCEICACQKTDGCPALNVQQCPLLDSCPYGLSTDHHGCQTCSCRQPIACLPTSLQSCSIPCPRGRATDSDGCEICSCRNTSTSCPIVNRRNCKKACTYGYATDAVTLCQVCMCKQPTEVPIAITSFRICEPVNCTNNCPAGFLHDDQGCPSCNCKEEGVTCPDLPMSVCPQQMLCPYGLGMDSKGCPICFCRVESGCYPVSPLTCDLDCQYGYDTNKHQYQPLIAVHLSIIYAGCYPVSPLTCDLDCPYGYATDKNQCETCRCRIFDAAICNLNVSSTCHKKCPYGLATDRSGCEICVCKNEVREISIVTLGPVITCTPITCDMNCEFGLATDTQGCEVCTCKLPMTDDGCTNITRAVCPLMDGCKFGLATNEFGCSICKCKQSSKLKPSFYEM, from the exons ATGAAATGTCGCCTCAGCTGCAGCCTGGGATACATGACAGATTCCTTGGGATGTAGGATATGCCGTTGCAGGACCGAAG ATCAAGAGTGTACTCCAATCGAGGCATGTGGCCTCTATTGCCCTCTTGGCTATGCAACAGATCATCTAGGATGCTATGTATGCAAGTGTCTACAGAGAG ATGGCACAGATGAAATGTTTCTACCTCAGTTGACCCTGTGTCCAGTAATCCAATGTCCATATGGGTGTTTGTTTGGTTCAGCCACTGACCGCTTGGGTTGTCCCACATGTGATTGCCAAAGAG GAATTCCCTTAGATTTCTCAAGTTCCTGCACGTCCATGCACTGCCCATACGGATTTTCTACCGATGATACTGGGAATAAAGTGTGTAAATGTCGCCTGCCAG CTCTTTGCCCATGCATGAGGAACTGTTCTCTGGAATGTACGATTGGAAGACTCTCAGATGCCCATGGATGTGAAATTTGTGCTTGTAAACCAGAGTTTG ATGTCAGTGGATGCCCAGTCTTGACTACGGCCAACTGCCCAGAACTGGACATGTGTGCTTATGGCCTGGCCTCATCATTACCAAGTGGATGTGAGATTTGTGTGTGCAAGACACCGG TGACAGACTGTCCTCCCATAAGCAGAGAGGCATGCCAGCTTAGATGCCAGAGGGGATTTGCAACCGATGAGAATGGCTGCGAAATTTGCCTTTGTACGAAATCAG AtgatgagtgcagcacacttGTATCAAGTCAAACATGTTCCAAAACTTGTCTGTTTGGTTTAGCGACAGATGCAGATGGTTGCCCTATTTGTTCTTGCAAGATCCCTG CTGTTCACACTCAAAGGGATCCCTTTCAGATCAAATCTTTGATGACCACACCCTGTCCACCTGTTATGTCAGTGAATTGCGCCCTTGTTTGTTCTGAAGGGTATGCTACGGATCAGGGATGTGAGATATGTGCTTGCCAAAAGACAG atGGATGTCCAGCCCTCAATGTCCAACAATGTCCCTTACTGGATAGCTGTCCTTATGGGCTTTCTACGGACCACCATGGGTGTCAGACATGCAGTTGCAGACAGCCTATTGCCTGTCTTCCGACCTCTCTTCAAAGCTGTTCAATTCCTTGCCCCCGAGGTCGGGCAACTGACAGTGATGGTTGTGAAATATGCTCCTGCAGGAATACAA GTACTTCTTGCCCAATTGTTAACAGAAGAAATTGTAAGAAGGCTTGTACATATGGATATGCAACCGATGCCGTCACACTTTGTCAAGTCTgtatgtgcaagcagccaa CCGAGGTACCCATAGCAATCACATCCTTCAGGATATGTGAACCTGTCAATTGCACCAATAACTGCCCGGCAGGATTTCTCCATGATGATCAAGGATGCCCATCCTGCAATTGTAAAGAGGAAG GAGTAACATGTCCAGACCTACCAATGTCAGTCTGTCCTCAGCAGATGCTCTGTCCTTACGGTCTTGGCATGGATTCAAAGGGATGCCCCATCTGCTTCTGCAGAGTAGAAT CTGGATGTTACCCTGTCAGCCCATTGACCTGTGATCTTGACTGTCAGTATGGCTATGATACTAATAAACATCAGTATCAGCCTCTCATAGCAGTTCATTTATCTATAATATATG CTGGATGTTACCCTGTCAGCCCATTGACCTGTGACCTTGACTGTCCGTATGGCTATGCTACTGATAAAAACCAGTGTGAAACATGCAGATGTAGAATATTTG atgCCGCAATATGTAACCTCAATGTCTCATCAACCTGCCATAAGAAATGTCCATATGGATTGGCTACTGATAGAAGTGGATGTGAGATCTGTGTCTGCAAAAATGAAG TGCGAGAGATAAGTATTGTCACACTCGGGCCAGTGATAACATGTACCCCAATTACCTGTGATATGAATTGTGAGTTTGGATTGGCCACTGATACCCAAGGCTGTGAGGTCTGCACCTGTAAACTACCAATGACAG atGATGGCTGTACAAACATTACAAGAGCAGTATGTCCTCTAATGGATGGATGTAAGTTTGGCTTAGCGACAAATGAGTTCGGATGTTCAATATGCAAGTGCAAACAGAGTAGTAAGTTAAAACCATCATTTTATGAGATGTGA